From the Anaerolineales bacterium genome, one window contains:
- a CDS encoding DUF2089 domain-containing protein, which produces MHPTPHTCPVCQGDLLVTSLACRECDTRIEGRFQGSPFSQLSEEQLAFVELFVRNQGKITRMEADLGLSYPTIRNRLMEIIRSLGYEPSEEDFAGLGDEERRRILDDLDHGTISYEEALRLIEEKEGS; this is translated from the coding sequence ATGCACCCCACTCCCCACACTTGTCCGGTTTGCCAGGGCGACTTGCTGGTCACCAGCTTGGCCTGTCGCGAATGCGATACGCGCATCGAGGGCCGCTTCCAGGGCAGTCCATTCAGCCAACTGAGCGAGGAGCAATTGGCCTTCGTGGAATTGTTTGTCCGCAACCAGGGCAAGATCACCCGCATGGAGGCCGACCTGGGGCTTTCCTACCCCACCATCCGCAACCGCCTGATGGAGATCATCCGCAGTCTGGGCTATGAGCCCAGCGAAGAAGACTTCGCCGGGCTGGGCGACGAAGAGCGCCGCCGCATCCTGGACGACCTGGACCACGGCACGATCAGCTACGAAGAGGCCTTGCGCCTCATTGAAGAAAAGGAAGGCAGCTAA
- a CDS encoding DUF309 domain-containing protein, with product MSKATPVRDPDEVFVTPEQIPTACQGALHPAAVEGIALFDAGQYWEAHEALETAWRAEPGPARHLYQGILQVGVVYLQIERNNFIGMAKMFERCKKWLAPWPAVCRGVDVDQLRVDVAAAVAAAGELGPGNLAGFDRSLFKKIQRVS from the coding sequence TTGAGTAAAGCCACACCGGTTCGCGATCCGGACGAGGTCTTCGTCACACCAGAGCAAATACCCACTGCCTGCCAGGGCGCCTTGCACCCTGCCGCGGTAGAGGGTATTGCTTTATTTGACGCCGGCCAATATTGGGAGGCTCACGAAGCGCTGGAAACCGCCTGGCGGGCAGAACCTGGCCCGGCCCGCCACCTTTACCAAGGCATATTGCAGGTCGGCGTCGTCTATTTGCAAATAGAACGGAACAATTTCATTGGCATGGCCAAAATGTTTGAACGCTGCAAAAAATGGCTGGCGCCCTGGCCGGCGGTTTGCCGCGGGGTGGATGTCGATCAGCTGCGGGTCGATGTGGCGGCCGCGGTGGCTGCGGCCGGAGAGCTTGGCCCCGGCAACCTGGCCGGCTTCGACCGCAGCTTGTTCAAGAAGATCCAACGCGTCAGCTAG
- a CDS encoding N-acetyltransferase, whose amino-acid sequence MPKSFRIRLATMADAEAILAIYAPLVSHSAVSFETEPPSVTEMAGRIERTLPEFPWLVAQGRGVVLGYAYASRYRPRAAYQWAVECSVYVHPDARRQGIAGALYKALFAILRLQGFYKVYAAVTLPNPGSVAVHETFGFRQFATYRAVGYKLGAWQDVGWWEMDLRELSGEPVAPKPFNQLAKSSELAEILSATS is encoded by the coding sequence GTGCCTAAGTCCTTTCGCATCAGACTGGCCACCATGGCGGATGCCGAGGCTATTCTGGCGATTTATGCACCACTGGTGAGCCACTCTGCAGTCTCATTCGAAACTGAGCCGCCCTCTGTAACGGAAATGGCCGGTCGCATTGAGCGCACACTGCCAGAATTTCCCTGGTTGGTGGCTCAAGGCCGAGGCGTTGTGCTGGGCTATGCCTATGCCAGCCGCTACCGTCCTCGGGCAGCGTATCAGTGGGCAGTGGAATGCTCAGTGTATGTGCACCCTGATGCACGCCGTCAAGGCATTGCGGGCGCGCTGTACAAAGCGCTGTTTGCCATTCTAAGGCTACAAGGTTTTTACAAGGTCTATGCGGCGGTCACACTGCCTAACCCAGGCAGTGTAGCCGTGCACGAAACCTTCGGCTTCCGCCAATTCGCCACCTATCGGGCCGTGGGCTACAAGCTGGGCGCCTGGCAGGATGTGGGCTGGTGGGAGATGGACCTGAGAGAGCTCTCTGGGGAACCGGTTGCGCCAAAACCGTTCAACCAGCTGGCTAAGAGCAGCGAGTTGGCGGAAATTCTGTCAGCGACTAGCTGA
- a CDS encoding GNAT family N-acetyltransferase, translating to MARVHVESWRSTYRGLLPEDFLDNLDIQRRLDYWHSVFEKKSPGEFAFVVEHSTQGVVGFVSGGPALEDLGPYGGQVYAIYLLASQQGQGIGRAMFESARGALVERSYAGFMLWVLEGNPTCGFYEHMGGQLIGRKEDQIGGQPVTELAYGWTSA from the coding sequence GTGGCTCGTGTTCATGTGGAAAGCTGGCGCAGCACCTATCGCGGCTTGCTCCCCGAAGACTTCTTAGACAATTTGGATATCCAACGTCGCTTGGACTATTGGCACAGCGTGTTCGAGAAAAAGTCACCGGGCGAATTCGCCTTCGTGGTGGAACACTCGACGCAGGGCGTGGTGGGCTTTGTCAGCGGCGGCCCAGCGCTCGAGGACCTAGGCCCCTATGGCGGGCAAGTGTACGCTATCTATCTGCTTGCTTCGCAGCAAGGGCAGGGCATTGGCCGCGCGATGTTTGAAAGCGCGCGCGGCGCACTGGTTGAGCGAAGCTATGCCGGCTTCATGCTCTGGGTATTGGAGGGCAACCCGACCTGCGGCTTCTACGAGCACATGGGAGGGCAGCTGATCGGGCGCAAAGAGGATCAGATCGGCGGTCAGCCTGTAACCGAGTTGGCCTATGGCTGGACAAGTGCCTAA
- a CDS encoding cyclase family protein — protein sequence MKTYDITLDISSELPTWPGHEGLVLQRFEKIEDGSVANVSRVAMGVHTGTHVDAPYHFVKDGKTAETLSLKILVGRAYVIHLKDDVDVVTPQVLETAGIPPRTRRVLIRTRNSKQWVKGYKPFAEDYVGLDKAAADYLVKRGVKLVGVDYLSVAPFPQPAPTHQALLKAGVIIVEGLNLSQVSQGRYNFVCLPLKLVGSDGAPARAILMGV from the coding sequence ATGAAAACTTACGACATCACCTTGGATATTTCTTCGGAATTGCCCACCTGGCCAGGTCATGAAGGCTTGGTGCTGCAGCGTTTCGAAAAAATTGAGGACGGTTCGGTCGCCAATGTATCCCGCGTGGCGATGGGGGTGCACACCGGCACGCACGTAGATGCCCCCTATCATTTTGTCAAAGATGGCAAAACGGCGGAGACGCTCTCGCTGAAGATCCTGGTGGGGCGCGCCTATGTGATCCATCTTAAAGACGATGTTGATGTGGTGACACCGCAGGTGCTCGAGACGGCCGGCATCCCTCCGCGTACCCGCCGCGTGCTGATCCGCACGCGTAATTCCAAACAATGGGTGAAGGGGTACAAACCTTTTGCCGAGGACTATGTGGGGCTGGATAAAGCCGCGGCGGATTATTTGGTCAAACGCGGCGTGAAGTTGGTGGGCGTGGACTATCTTTCGGTGGCCCCGTTCCCGCAGCCTGCGCCCACTCACCAGGCTTTGCTAAAAGCCGGTGTGATCATTGTGGAAGGGCTGAATCTGTCACAAGTGTCCCAGGGCCGGTACAACTTCGTTTGTTTGCCGCTGAAACTGGTGGGCAGTGACGGCGCTCCAGCCCGTGCGATTTTGATGGGCGTGTGA
- a CDS encoding NAD(P)H-binding protein: MILVTGGAGFIGQRLIARLSEEGASIRTLLRPSNETPRLPRGVSVQAAISSLTDTRGLRAALVGVDTVFHLAAVGWNDPAADFRTTESDGTRSLLDAAEDAGVKRFIFLSHLDADRAAAYPMLKAKGIAEEFIRQSRMDYTILRSSLVFGPGDHFTSGLARLIAFFPRVFPLPADGETVLQPLWVEDLVTCLSWCLQDQSTAGQTYELGGPEHLTLRQITEIVLQKTGQPRQLVPMRPSHLRVLLRLAHVLWPQMPASSYWLDYLAADRITSFDTIPRVFHLLPARFSQKNAYLAGVDWKAELKKEMEALRLRMLLPNSSDSEVAAD, from the coding sequence ATGATTTTGGTCACCGGTGGGGCCGGGTTCATCGGGCAGCGCTTGATCGCCAGGTTATCCGAAGAAGGCGCCAGCATTCGCACACTGCTGCGGCCATCGAATGAGACGCCACGCTTGCCGCGTGGCGTGTCTGTGCAGGCGGCCATCAGCAGCCTTACAGACACACGCGGCTTGCGGGCAGCTCTGGTAGGGGTCGATACAGTGTTTCACCTGGCGGCGGTGGGGTGGAACGACCCCGCCGCCGATTTTCGCACCACCGAAAGTGACGGCACGCGCAGCCTTTTGGACGCGGCAGAAGACGCCGGCGTTAAGCGCTTTATCTTCCTCAGCCATCTGGACGCTGACAGGGCGGCGGCCTATCCCATGCTGAAAGCCAAGGGGATCGCGGAGGAGTTCATTCGCCAAAGCCGCATGGACTACACTATTTTGCGCAGCAGCCTGGTGTTCGGGCCAGGCGACCATTTCACCAGCGGCCTGGCCCGGCTGATTGCCTTCTTCCCGCGCGTCTTTCCGTTACCGGCAGATGGCGAGACCGTGCTGCAGCCGTTGTGGGTGGAGGATCTGGTCACCTGTCTTTCCTGGTGCCTGCAGGACCAGAGCACGGCCGGCCAAACCTATGAGTTGGGCGGCCCAGAGCATTTGACCCTGCGGCAGATCACCGAAATCGTCTTGCAAAAAACAGGGCAGCCGCGCCAATTGGTCCCCATGCGTCCCTCGCATCTGCGCGTGTTGCTGCGCCTGGCGCACGTTTTGTGGCCGCAAATGCCGGCGTCCAGCTACTGGCTGGATTACTTAGCAGCTGACCGCATCACCTCTTTCGATACTATTCCGCGTGTATTCCACCTGTTGCCCGCCCGCTTTTCTCAGAAGAATGCCTATTTGGCCGGGGTCGATTGGAAGGCGGAATTGAAAAAAGAGATGGAAGCACTGCGCTTGAGAATGCTGTTGCCAAACTCGAGTGATTCCGAAGTGGCGGCAGACTAA
- the ftsZ gene encoding cell division protein FtsZ — protein sequence MEDTKPNPATAASELRSPVIKVLGLGGGGGNAVDRMIELGIPGVEFIAANTDYQVLQNSQAPTKVQLGPLLTRGLGAGGDYEIGCSAALESRKELEEALRGADMVFLAAGMGGGTGTGSIAVAGEVARSLGAVTIAVVTTPFSFEMGRRQRNAQEGLERLQPHTDTLITISNDRLLQVAPQDLPLETAFRMADDVLRRAVQGIAELITQPGLINVDFSHIRNLMLRGGGALMAIGHGSGPNKVLDAIQQALQHPLLGDVSLADADGVIANFSGGDDLSLYEVGEAVGHINSLTGERVDVVMGLSQDERLNGRAQVILVVTGLGEKPSQPVAASHNQELLSPEHRVAEPEAKMAYEVAPTFTEPKITESQPSMPAEVLSDLDVPAFLRKKARVNAQLVEQ from the coding sequence ATGGAAGACACAAAACCCAACCCGGCCACTGCAGCCAGCGAGCTGCGCAGCCCGGTGATCAAAGTCCTGGGGCTGGGCGGCGGCGGCGGCAACGCCGTGGACCGCATGATCGAGCTGGGCATCCCTGGCGTGGAATTCATCGCCGCCAACACAGACTACCAGGTGCTGCAGAACAGCCAGGCGCCCACCAAAGTCCAACTGGGGCCGCTGCTCACCCGCGGCCTGGGCGCCGGCGGCGACTATGAGATCGGCTGCAGCGCTGCATTGGAGAGCCGCAAGGAGCTCGAAGAGGCGCTGCGCGGAGCGGACATGGTCTTCCTGGCGGCGGGCATGGGCGGCGGCACTGGCACCGGCTCCATCGCTGTGGCCGGCGAAGTCGCCCGTTCTCTGGGCGCCGTGACCATCGCCGTCGTCACCACGCCTTTCAGCTTCGAAATGGGCCGTCGCCAGCGCAACGCCCAGGAAGGGCTGGAGCGCCTGCAACCGCACACGGATACGCTGATCACCATTTCCAATGACCGCTTGCTGCAAGTGGCGCCACAAGACCTGCCGCTGGAAACTGCATTCCGCATGGCGGACGATGTGCTGCGCCGCGCTGTGCAGGGCATTGCCGAACTGATCACCCAGCCAGGTCTTATCAACGTAGACTTCTCACACATCCGCAATCTGATGCTGCGCGGCGGTGGCGCGCTGATGGCCATTGGCCACGGCAGCGGGCCTAACAAAGTGCTGGACGCCATCCAGCAGGCTCTCCAGCATCCGCTGCTGGGCGACGTCTCGCTGGCCGACGCAGACGGCGTCATCGCCAACTTCAGCGGCGGGGATGACCTGAGTTTATATGAGGTCGGCGAGGCCGTGGGCCACATCAACTCGCTGACCGGGGAGCGCGTGGACGTTGTCATGGGCCTGTCCCAGGACGAACGGCTGAACGGTCGTGCCCAAGTGATCCTGGTCGTGACTGGCCTTGGGGAGAAACCCTCCCAGCCGGTTGCCGCTTCGCACAACCAAGAGTTGCTCAGCCCTGAGCATCGAGTGGCAGAGCCTGAGGCAAAAATGGCCTATGAAGTTGCCCCGACTTTCACAGAACCAAAGATCACGGAAAGCCAACCAAGCATGCCCGCCGAGGTGTTGAGCGATTTGGATGTGCCCGCTTTCCTGCGCAAGAAAGCGCGGGTCAACGCGCAGCTGGTGGAGCAATAA
- a CDS encoding class I SAM-dependent methyltransferase produces MSNKPDLIRVSEGLRVAYYRVSANSRFWDDLWASQETQRLYENAQKGELGYFDDIFPKYLPTHGRILEAGCGLGQFVIALRQRGYQVEGVDYGEQTINALNKTFPKMNFLFGDVTKLDAPDGHYHGYISLGVMEHRQEGPEPFLKEANRVLAPDGIALISVPHLNAIRTLKKAFGFFRKPAPAGLSFYQYLYSSSEFNKKLNDAGFQVIAHHQYDGHKGLVGELPWLMKLYNLPKVGWRIYRVLRDWRWANDHMGHMMMYVCRKMQP; encoded by the coding sequence ATGAGCAATAAGCCTGACTTAATACGCGTCTCTGAAGGCCTGCGCGTGGCCTATTATCGAGTATCCGCCAATTCCCGGTTTTGGGATGATCTATGGGCTAGCCAAGAAACACAAAGGCTATATGAAAATGCGCAAAAAGGAGAACTAGGGTACTTTGATGATATCTTTCCAAAGTATTTACCTACGCATGGTCGCATTTTAGAGGCTGGCTGCGGTTTAGGCCAATTTGTAATTGCTTTGAGGCAGCGCGGCTACCAAGTTGAGGGGGTAGATTACGGTGAGCAAACTATTAACGCGCTGAATAAAACGTTCCCTAAAATGAATTTTTTATTTGGAGACGTGACCAAGTTAGATGCACCCGACGGCCACTACCACGGCTATATCTCATTAGGAGTAATGGAACATCGCCAGGAGGGACCAGAACCATTCCTCAAAGAAGCAAATCGTGTTTTGGCGCCGGACGGAATCGCACTGATTTCCGTTCCTCACCTTAATGCAATAAGAACTCTCAAGAAAGCTTTTGGTTTCTTCCGCAAACCAGCTCCAGCTGGTTTATCCTTCTATCAATACCTTTATTCTTCTTCAGAGTTCAATAAGAAACTGAACGATGCGGGTTTTCAAGTAATTGCGCATCACCAGTATGACGGCCATAAAGGTTTGGTCGGTGAGCTCCCTTGGCTAATGAAGCTCTACAATCTTCCTAAGGTGGGTTGGCGAATTTATAGAGTTTTGCGGGATTGGCGTTGGGCAAATGACCACATGGGGCACATGATGATGTATGTCTGTCGCAAGATGCAACCTTAG
- a CDS encoding VanW family protein: MVTQPLSQPSFELPRPSWFSRVLAAVVAALGVVAAVALLFSLVISLLNLGKVMPGVRVAGMDLSGVGRTEAIALLSQQLTFPHTGKVTLRYGERSWQFTPAQLGLHLDAEASAGAAYGFGRSLWPWENIAQKIQTLQGGADLAPRLIFDGQAAYLVLQQIAAEINQPTIEAQLSLQELDVSMSPGQVGLSLDSEKTVTWLAAQLMQMRDVDVPLAVEETPPRILDVSAQAAIAENLLSQPLVIAPGGDYEDNPDPWTLEPETLAGLLSVERVVVLEGAHYQLGLNSQELGAILASLGSKVSAQPRNARFVFNDETRQLDIYKPAVIGRTLNLQASIEHINTQIGQGAHQVELQYDYTEPGILNSISAEELGIRELVSEQTTYFYGSSDERIQNIAISAERFHGLLVAPGEVFSMVENIGDISLESGFAEALIIFGDRTIKGVGGGVCQVSTTLFRTVFFGGFPIVERYPHAYRVGYYEMDAAGNTRTNLAGLDAAIFAPIVDFKFRNDTPYWLLMETYVDRAARTITWKFYSTYDGRTVDWDTSGARNIVDAPDPVYEENAELGRGEVKQVDWSADGATVSVVRTVTRNGEVIHQDQINTQYQAWAAVYQYGPGTPNMPPRQIQGN; the protein is encoded by the coding sequence ATGGTCACCCAACCGCTCTCTCAGCCATCTTTTGAGCTGCCCCGGCCATCCTGGTTCTCACGTGTGCTGGCTGCCGTGGTGGCGGCTCTGGGGGTGGTGGCCGCGGTTGCTCTGCTTTTTTCCCTGGTGATCAGCCTGCTCAACCTCGGCAAAGTCATGCCGGGTGTTCGCGTGGCTGGTATGGACCTCAGCGGCGTCGGGCGCACGGAAGCCATCGCCCTGCTCAGCCAGCAGCTCACCTTCCCCCACACCGGAAAAGTCACCCTGCGTTACGGCGAGCGCAGTTGGCAGTTCACCCCCGCCCAACTGGGCCTGCACCTGGACGCCGAAGCTTCGGCGGGAGCCGCGTATGGCTTCGGCCGCAGCCTGTGGCCGTGGGAAAATATCGCCCAGAAAATTCAAACCCTGCAGGGCGGCGCTGACCTGGCCCCGCGCTTGATTTTTGACGGCCAAGCCGCCTACCTGGTCCTGCAGCAAATCGCAGCGGAGATCAACCAGCCGACCATTGAAGCCCAGCTTTCCTTGCAAGAACTAGATGTGTCCATGAGCCCCGGCCAGGTGGGCCTAAGTCTGGATAGTGAAAAAACCGTCACCTGGCTCGCAGCCCAATTGATGCAAATGCGGGATGTGGACGTGCCGCTGGCTGTGGAGGAAACCCCGCCGCGCATTTTGGACGTCAGCGCCCAAGCCGCTATCGCAGAAAATCTGCTAAGCCAGCCGCTGGTCATCGCCCCCGGCGGAGACTACGAAGACAACCCCGACCCCTGGACCCTGGAACCCGAGACGCTTGCCGGCCTGCTTAGCGTGGAGCGCGTGGTGGTTTTGGAAGGTGCGCATTATCAGCTGGGTTTGAACAGCCAGGAGCTAGGCGCCATCCTGGCCAGCTTGGGCAGCAAGGTCAGCGCCCAACCGCGCAATGCCCGTTTCGTCTTCAACGATGAGACCAGGCAACTCGACATCTATAAGCCCGCCGTCATCGGGCGCACGCTTAATCTGCAAGCCAGCATCGAGCACATCAACACCCAGATCGGCCAAGGAGCCCATCAGGTCGAGCTGCAGTACGACTACACTGAACCTGGGATCCTCAACTCGATCAGCGCCGAAGAGTTGGGTATCCGTGAGCTGGTCTCAGAGCAAACCACCTATTTCTACGGCTCCAGCGATGAGCGCATCCAGAATATCGCCATCTCCGCAGAGCGTTTCCACGGCCTGCTGGTCGCCCCAGGCGAAGTTTTCTCGATGGTGGAGAACATCGGTGACATCAGCCTGGAATCCGGGTTTGCCGAGGCCCTCATCATCTTCGGCGACCGCACCATCAAAGGCGTCGGCGGCGGGGTCTGCCAGGTCAGCACTACGCTCTTCCGCACTGTATTTTTCGGGGGTTTCCCGATTGTCGAGCGCTACCCACACGCGTACCGTGTCGGCTATTACGAGATGGACGCGGCCGGCAACACGCGCACCAACCTGGCCGGTTTGGATGCCGCCATCTTCGCTCCCATTGTGGACTTCAAGTTCCGCAACGATACACCTTACTGGCTGCTGATGGAAACCTATGTGGATCGCGCCGCTCGCACGATCACCTGGAAGTTCTATTCGACCTACGACGGCCGCACGGTGGACTGGGATACCAGCGGAGCCCGCAATATTGTGGATGCTCCAGACCCGGTCTATGAAGAGAATGCCGAACTGGGCCGAGGTGAAGTGAAACAAGTCGACTGGTCCGCAGATGGCGCCACCGTCAGCGTCGTCCGCACGGTGACGCGCAACGGCGAGGTCATCCACCAGGATCAGATCAACACACAATACCAAGCTTGGGCTGCGGTCTACCAATATGGGCCGGGGACGCCCAATATGCCCCCCCGGCAGATTCAAGGAAATTAG
- the murA gene encoding UDP-N-acetylglucosamine 1-carboxyvinyltransferase, which yields MTSWSIEGGLPLRGEIAVSGAKNSITKLLVASMLSEQPSHFRNVPNIGDRLITQEMCEAVGAQFESPSAHGLIVHTPQITNHAISAELGGRNRLAIMMMGPLLHRSGRAFIPAAAGGDQIGPRPVDFHLEGIRRMGAKVQIRDGVYQIESDGLHGAEIELPYPSVTTTENLLMTAALAQGRTILRNAAIEPEVMDLVIYLQKMGAIIDYNVDRTFVIEGVSKLNGANHRLMPDRIVAASLGVAAVATGGDVFVRNARQTDLLTFLNTLRRVGGLFEVKEDGIRFFHNGPLKAIHLETSVHPGFMTDWQSPFLLLLTQAEGMSVVHETVFEDRFGYVSALQQMGAEIALYNTCLGNHCRFHSSNYKHSAVIKGPAQLRAAEINVPDLRAGFTYLIAAIMAQGKSIIHGIDHITRGYEDLETNLRSLGARIEAVQ from the coding sequence ATGACCTCATGGAGCATTGAAGGGGGCCTGCCACTCCGCGGAGAGATCGCGGTCAGTGGCGCAAAGAATTCCATCACCAAACTGTTGGTTGCCTCAATGCTGAGCGAACAACCCAGCCATTTTCGCAACGTACCCAACATTGGCGACCGCCTGATCACGCAGGAGATGTGCGAAGCCGTCGGCGCCCAGTTTGAAAGCCCCAGCGCGCACGGCCTCATTGTCCACACGCCGCAGATCACCAACCATGCGATCAGCGCCGAACTGGGCGGCCGTAACCGTCTGGCGATCATGATGATGGGCCCGCTGCTGCACCGCAGCGGCCGGGCTTTTATCCCGGCTGCCGCGGGCGGCGACCAGATCGGCCCCCGCCCGGTGGATTTCCACCTGGAGGGCATCCGCCGCATGGGCGCCAAAGTCCAGATCCGCGATGGCGTCTACCAGATCGAAAGTGATGGGCTGCACGGCGCCGAAATCGAGCTGCCGTATCCCAGCGTGACCACCACCGAGAATTTGCTGATGACCGCCGCCTTGGCCCAAGGCCGCACCATCCTGCGCAATGCCGCCATCGAGCCAGAGGTCATGGATCTGGTCATCTATCTGCAGAAGATGGGTGCCATCATCGACTACAACGTGGACCGCACCTTTGTCATAGAAGGCGTCTCCAAACTAAACGGAGCCAACCACCGCCTGATGCCTGACCGCATCGTGGCTGCCTCACTGGGCGTGGCGGCCGTAGCCACCGGCGGAGACGTGTTCGTGCGCAATGCCCGCCAAACGGATCTGCTGACTTTCCTCAACACCTTGCGCCGCGTAGGCGGCCTCTTCGAGGTCAAGGAAGACGGCATCCGCTTCTTCCACAACGGCCCGCTGAAGGCCATTCACCTGGAAACCAGTGTGCACCCCGGCTTTATGACCGACTGGCAATCGCCCTTCTTGCTGCTGCTGACCCAGGCTGAGGGTATGTCTGTGGTGCATGAGACCGTTTTTGAAGACCGCTTCGGCTATGTCAGCGCGCTGCAGCAGATGGGCGCCGAGATCGCACTTTACAACACCTGCCTGGGCAATCATTGCCGTTTCCACAGCAGCAACTACAAGCACAGCGCCGTGATCAAAGGGCCGGCCCAGCTAAGGGCAGCCGAGATCAACGTGCCGGATCTGCGCGCGGGTTTCACCTATCTGATCGCCGCCATCATGGCTCAGGGAAAATCCATCATCCACGGGATCGACCACATCACCCGCGGGTACGAAGATTTGGAAACCAATCTGCGCAGCCTGGGAGCGCGCATTGAGGCTGTACAATAG
- a CDS encoding HEAT repeat domain-containing protein, which produces MPDLADLLRDLKGGDDALAEQAALSLPAHGQAALDALLTLSQSPQPNQRWWALRALAGFAQPPAGQALVAALADAEPDVRSCAALALTQRPEPAAIPALISMLHREDSLLSRLAGDALAAGGAPAVAALTQFLQQPEVAAGQAEAARALALAGDKNSIPTLMNLLESESTLVQYWAGEGLTKLGVGMTFFKP; this is translated from the coding sequence ATGCCTGACCTGGCGGACCTGCTGCGCGACCTAAAGGGCGGAGATGACGCCCTGGCGGAGCAAGCCGCCCTCAGCCTGCCCGCCCATGGGCAGGCTGCCTTGGACGCTTTATTGACCCTCAGCCAAAGCCCGCAGCCCAACCAGCGCTGGTGGGCGCTGCGAGCTTTGGCGGGTTTCGCTCAGCCACCAGCCGGCCAGGCCCTGGTCGCCGCGCTGGCGGATGCCGAGCCGGATGTGCGCAGTTGTGCCGCTCTGGCACTGACCCAACGCCCAGAGCCTGCCGCCATCCCAGCCCTGATCAGCATGCTGCACCGCGAAGACAGTTTGCTCTCTCGCCTGGCGGGCGATGCCCTGGCCGCAGGCGGGGCGCCGGCTGTGGCTGCCCTGACCCAGTTCCTGCAGCAACCTGAAGTCGCCGCTGGCCAAGCCGAAGCGGCCCGCGCCCTGGCGCTGGCTGGCGACAAAAATAGCATTCCTACCCTGATGAACCTGCTGGAAAGCGAATCAACATTGGTCCAGTATTGGGCGGGCGAAGGCCTGACCAAGCTGGGCGTGGGTATGACCTTCTTTAAGCCATGA
- a CDS encoding aldo/keto reductase has translation MTHSPTLPLTPELSIPQLGFGTWKLRDPRSAIGQALQVGYRHLDTADLYHSHGAIAEALADSGLPRSDVFITTKLMPHSHGAKQVKEAVQRFLQELRTDYIDLLLIHWPSSVPVAETLGAMDAARKAGQVRALGVSNFEIDLLQASLDTGIPFSNNQIEYNLKEQPQEVLRFCLERGISVTSYTSLERGTPEQEARVAQLTKTHNATREQVLLSWLMHKGMIVIPASSNAAHIESNFQSLQIKLADEDIAYLEKGVGTE, from the coding sequence ATGACACATTCACCCACTTTGCCCTTAACCCCTGAACTCAGCATTCCCCAGCTGGGCTTCGGCACTTGGAAGCTGCGCGACCCGCGCAGCGCCATCGGCCAAGCCCTGCAGGTCGGCTACCGCCATTTGGATACCGCGGACCTGTACCATAGCCACGGCGCCATCGCTGAAGCCTTGGCGGACAGCGGCTTGCCCCGCTCAGACGTTTTCATCACCACCAAGCTCATGCCGCACAGCCACGGCGCCAAGCAGGTCAAGGAGGCGGTGCAGCGTTTCCTGCAGGAACTGCGCACCGACTACATTGACCTGCTGCTCATCCATTGGCCCAGCAGCGTGCCCGTAGCTGAAACGCTGGGAGCCATGGACGCCGCTCGCAAGGCCGGGCAGGTGCGCGCCCTGGGCGTCTCGAACTTCGAGATCGACCTGCTCCAGGCTTCGCTCGACACAGGCATCCCTTTTAGCAACAACCAGATCGAATACAACCTCAAAGAGCAACCACAGGAAGTGCTGCGCTTTTGCCTGGAACGCGGCATTAGCGTCACCTCATATACTTCGCTGGAGCGCGGCACGCCAGAACAGGAAGCGCGGGTCGCCCAGCTCACCAAAACACACAATGCCACTCGTGAGCAGGTGCTGCTCAGCTGGCTGATGCACAAGGGCATGATCGTGATCCCGGCTTCCTCCAACGCCGCCCATATCGAGAGCAACTTCCAAAGCCTGCAGATCAAATTGGCTGACGAGGATATTGCCTACCTCGAGAAAGGCGTGGGGACAGAATGA
- a CDS encoding EamA family transporter, whose protein sequence is MSESWVFWAFLSALFAAVTNLLAKAGISGISSDFGTLIRTLVALPAMALVVWATGELRQPADWTLRSMLLLGFSGLATAASWLAFFRALSLGQASQVVSVDKLSVVLVALFGVALLGEKLTAINWLGILLVAGGTILVAIH, encoded by the coding sequence ATGAGCGAGTCCTGGGTCTTCTGGGCTTTCCTTTCCGCCTTGTTTGCTGCGGTGACCAATCTATTGGCCAAAGCGGGTATTAGCGGCATCAGCTCGGACTTTGGCACGCTCATCCGTACTCTGGTCGCCCTCCCCGCCATGGCGTTGGTCGTCTGGGCCACGGGCGAACTCCGCCAGCCGGCTGACTGGACGCTGAGGAGCATGCTGCTGCTGGGCTTCTCCGGCCTGGCCACAGCTGCCTCCTGGCTGGCGTTCTTTCGCGCCTTGAGTCTGGGACAGGCGTCCCAGGTGGTTTCGGTGGACAAGCTCAGTGTTGTGCTGGTGGCCCTGTTCGGAGTGGCCCTGCTGGGAGAGAAGCTCACCGCTATCAACTGGCTGGGGATCCTGCTGGTGGCTGGCGGAACGATACTGGTGGCGATACACTAG